The window CCGCGTTAACCCCCCAATCCCTCCAGAACTTGGGTCTGGAGGCGGCGCTGGCTGAGGCTGAAGCTCGGGATGAACTCGGGGTGCTGACTCCCCCGAACCCCCCTAATCGCCCGGATTCCCCCAGAACGCGGGTCTGGAGGCGGCGCTGGCCGAGGCCGAGGCGCGGGCCGGGGCTCACCTGGCGCAggtgcagctccaggtgagCGCGGCCGAGGCAGAGCTGCGGGACGTGCGGGCGCAGCTCCAGCGGCAGAACGAGCAGCACCGGGAGCTGCTCGGCCTCAAGGACCGGCTCGAGGCGGAGATCGCGACATATcggcagctgctggagggcgACGACGGCTTCAGGTTAACAGAGGGGGAACTGGGGAAGGGATCGGGTACGGGGGGGTTCAGCTGGGGGGAGGGAATTCAGATAGCGCCGGGGGGGGAAGTTCAGGTGGGAGGGGAAGTTCAGGTACAGGGGCGTGAGTTCAggtcaggggaggttcaggtgaGGGGGAGGAGTTCAGGAGTTCAGGGGGGTTCAGGTGAGAGGGAAATTCAGGTAtgagagggtttgggggggagtTTGGTGGAGAGGGAAGGAATCCAGGTACGGGGTGTTAGAAGTTCAGGTGAGGGGGGAATTTGGAGGTATAGTTCAGATATGGGTGGTTTGGgtgagaaggggaaggaaggcaggtACAGGGGGTGGGACTTCAAATCAGAGGGGAGTTCACGTACAGGGGCTCAGGTGAAGGGGGGGAATTCAGGTTTTGGGGGAAGGTGAGCAAACAGAGCTCAGGTGAGGAAGTTTGGGGGGTGAGTTCAGGTATAAGGGCTCGGGGGGGGAAAATTCAGAGGGATGGAAAATGAGGTGAGGGGGAAATGGAGACAGAGGGGGGAGTATatgggctgggaaggggatggGAAGGGGATGGAAAAGGATAATTCCAGGAATTGAGTGTCCAGGTGCCGTCCCTGgcatggggaggggacacccagggcagaTGAGACCCCTGTGATGAGGTGTCCAGGTCCCACCCACCAGTTACAAGATTTTGGGGAcggccaggggacagcagtgacatcCAGGGGGATGATCCCAGGAGATCACATATCCCAGGTCTGTCCTTCAGGAtggcctggggatggggacaatGGTGACATCAGAGGGGATgagccccaggtgtcccagtgTCCGGGTCCCAGCAGTTACAAGATCTTGGGAACAGCCAGGGGACGGGGTGACACCCAGAGGGGACAATCTCCAGGGTGCTGGGacaccccagcccatcccactGGACATGCCATCTCCGTCACCTGTTGGGTGACACTGAGGGGGGGACACTACCAGCATGGGGAGGGGACCCCTGCGTGCCCCCACCCCTAACCGCCCCCCCCCACAGCCTGAGGGATGCCCTGGACAAGGAGACCACGGCCACCacggcagggacagggcccACCAAGCGCGTGATCACCGAGACCAGGGAGGTGAAGGTCCGCACGTACTGAGGGGGTCACCGGGGATCCCGGGCCCCCAAAACCCGGGGGGGGTCCCCGAGCTCCCCCCAGATCCAAATAAAGTGCTGATTCCCATGAATAGGAGATGGGATGTGTTGGTGTGTCCTTCCAGAGGGGGAAAACGggggtggggacatggggctgaGACCgggaggaaactgaggcacggggtGTGGGGAGCTGTCGGGGGAGGGATGGATTCTTGTACCCCCTCCTTGTCACCATCCCGACAACGACCCCCGGTCGCCCACGCCCCCCCGGGACGCCCCTTTTGCCCCCTGCTCATGTCGGGGTCCCTGGGGGCGTCGACCTCCCAGAACCAGCCGGGAGGACCCCAAAACGTCCCTGTCCCCGCCGGCCCCGGGATCAGCCCCGAGCTCCGGGCGTCGTCCTGTCCTGAACCGCTcccggggggacacggggggaacGGGAGCGGGGATCCCGGTGCGGTAGCCGAGGGTCCCGGTGCAGTACCCGAGGGTCCCGGTGCGGTACTCGGGTGTCTCGGTGCGGTGATCAGGGGTCCCGGTGCGGTGCTCGGGGGTCGCGGGCATCCTCGTGCCGAGGAGTCCCGGCGTCGGGAGTTCCTCGGGCGTCGGTGCCCGGGGATCCCGGCGCAGATGCCTGGGAGTGTCAGTGCCCGGGGGTGGCGGTGTCCGGGAGTCCCCGGGGTGTCAGCAGACCGGGGGTGTTGGTGCCCAGAGGGTGACGTGCCCGGGGATGCCGGGACTGGGGGTCTCGGGGCGCTGCCACGGGTGTCGGTGTGCGGGGCATCGCGGTGCCTGGGGCTGTCGGTGTGGGTGGGAGCCTGTATGCGGGGCTCCCAGTGACCGGGAATCCCGGGGCTGTCAGTGCCGAGGGGTCCCAGTGTCCCGGGCTCCGGGGAGTGACGGGGTCGGCGCGTCTCGGTGTCCGGGGTGTCGGTGCTCGGGAGTTCCGAGCAGCCCGGGAGGTGCCTGGGGCGCCGGGAGCTGTCGGTGTCGGCCGGTGCCCGGGGGTGTCAGTGCCGGGGGTCCCGGCGGTCcctccccctccagcccctcccccgAAAAAccagccagccccaggccccgcccccggcccagACCACGCCCACGATTTTCGCCCCGCCCCCTGACAGGGCGCGACGCTCGTGGTCACGTGACGCCGCCATCCGGGTCCTTTGCCTTCTCTGCCTCGTCCCAACATGGCGGCCCCAGGTGAGCGCTGCGCCGCGGGCCCGGGCCGCGCCGGCCCGCGTGGAGCTCCGCGGGCACTGATGGCGGCACCGATGGCGGTcccggggctgctccgagcGCCGTCGCTTCCGGAGATGGTGCTGGGGGGGAGGCGGTGGCGGGAAAAGCGGGGGAAGCGGCGGGAAAACCGAACCccccccccttcctcctccgCCGCGTCCCCTCAAGGCGGGCGCGCGCCCTTCCTCCCCCCTCCCGCCGCTTCCCATTGGCGGGGGTGCGCGCGCGGCCTGTGATTGACGTGCGCGCGCCGGGCCCCCCAACACCCCCCCCCGTCTCCCATTGGCGGGGGCGCGCGCGCCCGGCCGGTGATTGACGTGCGTGCGCCCAGCCAGTGATTGACGTGCGCGCGCCGGGCGCGGCCCGGCGCGTGCGCGCGgaagggggggagggggcgaCGCGCCCACGTGGCCGCGAACGGGGGGGGGTCGGAGGGGCCCCGGTACCGGGAGTTTGGGGGGAGAGGTGGGATCAGGCTCCTCCCCCTCCATTTGCCCGCAGGGGCTTCACCGGGACCCCCTTCCCGGGCCCGCGGTGCCCTTGAGGCTCCTCGGGGTCAATTACCGGGGAGGCGGGGCAGGATGTGACCCCTTCCAGCCCCTTCAGGGGTCGGTCCCGGCGTGAGGGAGCACACCAGACGCCCCCCAGTTCCAACCCGGCTCTCCCCTCCATTCCCGATCCCGCAGCATCTCCCGGGATCCCCGGCTCTGCTTGGAGCGGGAGGTGGGGTCCCGGTACCGGGGTGAGCACGGGGGGTTGGAAGGTGCCCCCACCCCACCTGGATCCATCCCTGTCCCGGCTTTCCCTGGGCCTCAGGTGCTTCCCGcattcccagcagtgtcccaggctaGTTTCCTGCGGGAGGTTGGGTcaccctggggcagctctgagcacctTGGCGCTCCTGCATCCCAGGCTGGGATTCCCATAGGAGTCCAGGAACGGCCCCACACTTCCCTGAAATCCATAGTGCAGAGGGAAGAGATGGACTGGGAGAAGATGGAGCCATCCCGGGGGTCTCACACACCACCACCCCCTCCCAGTTCCCATGGGAAAACACCGGTGGTGGTGGTTCTCTCCATGCTGGATTTCCATGGAATAACGATTTCCAGGCCATTCTATGAGCAATCCGACCTCCATCCTTTTTATCCTCGTTAAAGCCCTTTGGTTGATTCATTAATTATTATTACCTCTGGTCAGGGATATCTGACTAGAAGCTCTGGCCATCCAAAAATTCATGAtctctccttaaaaaaaaagaggggaataTTTTTCCATGCCTTTCTCTTTCATGTCCTTGAAACCCATCAGTTTTGCTTCCCCTGGACCACTATTGACCTCCCCAAAATCTGATGGGGGAAGGAGGTGACTCCACCATTTCTTTGGGGCTCCAACCCCCCTGGCTCCACCCAGAGGGATTTTTCCTGGCAAATGCAGCAGTTTTTGCCAGGAAAGGTCCCAGATTCAGCGACAGAGCCACATGAGGGCAGCAGTTCCTCCCAGAGGGAGGGAATTGTAAATCCAAAGCCGCCTTCCAGGAAATACCCAGGTTTTCCAGGAGGGTCACAGCTtgtgcctgggtgtgtccccacaaggggtgggatggggacaaTGTTTCCAGTGGGAATAACAAATAAAGGGGGCTGGGAGGTGGCTCCTGGCCCCTGGTAGGTCCCCTCCCAGTGGCTCCTGTCCAATtctggtgtcccctgtcccagtcTGGAACCCCATCCACCCCTGTGTCTCCTGTCCCTATCCTGGGTCCTCATGTCCAGCTCCTCGTATCCCATCCCATGTCCCATCTTGTGTTCTATTCTGTCACTTCCTGTCCCCTCTTGgctcctcctgtgctgcctcctgtcccatcccagttCCTCATGTTCCATCCTGGTGCCCCACATCCATTCCTGGTTCCTTCTGTCCCGTCCTGGTGGTTCCTGTCCCACCCTGGTGCCCTCATGGCACATCCCAGCACCTCATGTCTCTCAGTGCCATATTCCATGCAAGTGCCTGTGTCCcatcctgtgtcccctcccggTGCCTTCTGTCCCATCTCAGTACCTCATGTCCCATTTGTGTCCCATCCTGGTGCCTCATGTCCCATCCCACTGACTGCTGTCACATCTTGGTGGCTTCTGTCCTCTCTCAACTCCTTGTGTCCTATCCTGACACCTCCTGTCTCCTCTTGACtcctcctgtcccatcccagtgGCTGCTGTCCCATCCTGGTGCTCTGTGTTCCATCCTAGCACTTCCTATCTCATCCTGGTGCCTTGTGTCCCATCTcatgtcccctcctggcacctCATGTCCCATCCCAGTGGCTTCTGTCCTGTTccagctcatcccatcccatcccatcccatcccatcccatcccatcccatcccatcctcatCATCCCATGTCCCCATCTGTCACCTTGTGTCCCATCCCAGGGCCTCCTGTCCCATCCTGGTGCTCCATGTCCTCCTGTACTGTTtcctcctggctcctgctgtcctgtctcatgtcccatcccagctcctcccattCCATCCCAATGTCCCGTGTCCCATCCTGTCACCTTGTGCTCCATCCCAAGGCCTCGTGTCCCACCCTGGTGTCTTCTGTCCCATCCCATTGTCTCGTGTCCTATATCCTGGTGCCTCATGTTCCATGTCAGCTCCTCATgtcccatcccagtgtcccatgTCCCATCCCCATGTtccatcctggtgtccccagtcccattccAGTGTCTCATGTCCTACATCCTGGTGCTTCACGTTCCATGTCAGGTCCTCGTGTCCCatatcccatccctgtgccttATGTcccaccctgctgtccccactccCATTATTCCAGTGTCCTGTGtcccaccccagtgtccccagtccctctgcccccgccctgttcctgtccctgctctcatTCCACCTATTCCcactctccttccctcccattcccacccattcctgctctcattccctcctgtcccagctctcaTTCCCACGCATCTCTGCTCCCATTCCCGCTCTGATTCCATTCTCAttccctccctgtcctgcccatcCCAACTCCCATTCCCACCATTTCCATTCTCATTCCCTCTCTGTCCTGCCATTCCCACTCTCATTCCCACCCTTTCCCTGTTCAGTTCCCCCCGTCCCCACTCCTGTTCCCGCTCTGATCCATGTCTCCGCTCGCTCCTGCAGCGGCAGCgaagaagaagccaaagaaGGGGAAGACGCTGACGCTCACGGATTTCCTGGCTGAGGatggggggggcggggggggcccCACCTACATCCCCAAACCTGTGAGCTGGGCCGACGAGACCGACGACCTGGAAGGTGAGCGTGGCATTCCTGGAGCCAGGAtggcattcccagccctggggttgGCATTCCCAGCCCCCAGAGCCAGGATGGCATTCCTGGAGCCAGGAtggcattcccagccctggggttgGCATTCCCAGCCCCCAGAGCCAGGATGGCATTCCTGGAGCCAGGATGGCATTCCCAGCCCCCAGAGCACCATCCCCAGGGCTAGGatggcattcccagctctggggttAGCATTCCCAGCCCCCAGAGCCAGGATGGCATTCTTGGAGCCAAGATGAGGATGGCATTCCTGGAACCAAgacagcattcccagctctgggactTACATTCCCAGCCCCGagagcagcatccccagagccaGGATGGCATTCCTAGAGCCAGGACAACATTCCCACCTCTGGGACTTACATtcccagcccccagagcagcatttctggaGCCAGGATAGCATTTTTAGTCCCCAGAGTGGCATTTTCAGCTCTGTGATTGGCATTCCCAGTCCTAGAAGCAGTATTCCCAGAGCTGGAACAGCATTCTCAATGCCTGGGCACCATTCTGAGCTCTGAGGTTGGCATTCCCAGCTTCCAGACTGTCATTCCCAGGTCCTGGAACGTAATTCCTGCCTTCCAGATTGGAAGGCTCCAGGATTGGCATTCCTAGCTGCCAGTGGCATCCATAACTGGAAAAATCCACTGGCTATTCAGTTTTTGGGGAATAATGAAGCTGGGAGAGCCGTGCAAGTTTTCCTTAGGGATGGGACTCAGTGTCCAGCCAAgtgggggagcagcagtgggataTTGAGGTTTTGGGGACCGGATTCACCAGAGCTTCCCACTGAGCCAGGCTGGAATCCAAGCTGGAATGAACCCTGGAAAGCCACTCATGGGATTGTCTGTCCCTGCCTTGGGTGCTCTGGATGGCTTCAGGGCACCTTTTCCGTGGATTTACCAGTTGCCTCTGGGTGCCTCTGGATGACTCCAGTTTCTTCCCAGTGCCTCCGGTTGCTTCCAGCTGCCTCCATCTGGGTGGGCTGTGGGATGATTtgctgcctccagcagctggcCAGCTCAGGATGGCCCCAGTTGGCCccagtcagctccagctggcTCTGGCCGTGTGTCTGTGCCCACATCCCGGCTTTCTCTGCAGTCTCCACCACGTGGCACAGCAATGACGACGACGTTTACCGGGCACCTCCGATCGACCGCTCCATCCTTCCCACGGCCCCGCGCGCTGCCCGCGAGCCCAACATCGACAGAAGCcgcctccccaaatcccctccgtACACGGCATTCCTGGGAAACCTGCCCTACGATGTCACGGAAGAGTCCATCAAGGATTTCTTCCGAGGACTTAATGTGAGTGACATTCCAGAgggcagaaatgctgctctctcTCTATCGGGCACCCGTATTCCATTGCCATGGGGCGTTTTCCTGGGATGTGGGTGTCTGTAGGTTGATCCTGAGAGAATCCCTTGATTCCCCAGCCATGGATCAGCCATTCCCGCTCTTCCAGGGGGATTGAGGAGCCTCCAGTGGGGGGGTTTCCCTGTGGAATCGGGTGGAGGTTAGACTGGGGGGTGGGGCAGGGTAGGGCAGCTGGTTTGCTCCCAggtggaaagaaaacagcatcaGGAAGCTCATGGATCACACAGAGGTGTTGAAAACCACAAATTGGGAAAAACCaagtttattcccatttgaACCTatcctcttttccctctccagctctgtaCCTGACCTTGGCCTTCCTCATTCCTTTTCCCTATTTCTTGGCATTTGTCATTCTTTAAATATAATTCCATGGACGTGTTGTGGATTCTCCTTTGGTCCAAGCAAGATCCTGGCTTTGCAAGAGGTTTCCCATCAGGAAATCCACCCCAGAAAAATCTAAGGGATGCTTTGGGGACCCTATGACCCCCTAAGATGTCATTTAGGAATGTGGCTCCTGACATTTCTCAGGGCTCCGATCAGTAATGAGCAAGGAGCTCCCACACTTTGGGAGCCAAAATCTAGGAAAAGGAGGTTGTGGGCTACCCTGTGTCCACGTGGGACTTGTGCTGGACACATCCAGGGCTGGTTTTCCACTGGAATGAGCTTTGAGATGGCTCCTGCTTCCCTGAGCCCgggcaggaggctgcagagcatACCTGGCCCTTCCCATTGttcccagtgcagctgccagagctgggattcTCTTCCCAGTCCCTCAATCCAAAGATGTTGGAACGTTCTGCAGTGTTTAGGGTGGGACCCCTGTCTTCCTCTTTGTGCACGAGGAGCCCCCTCAATCCCTCGATATCCATGAgttgctccatcccagcctgccACCCTTCCGCATTCCCCTTTTGGAAGCCAAGATCCTGAGGTGAGcttccctgccttccctcccttcGCAGATCAGCGCCGTGCGGCTCCCACGGGAACCCACCAATCCCGAGAGGTTGAAAGGTTTTGGATACGCGGAATTCGAGGATATCGATTCCCTGTTCCAGGCCCTGAGCCTCAATGAAGAGGTGAGTCCAATCCCAGCTTCCAAGAGCACATctcagggcctaaaggggctccaaggaCCTGGAGAAGGGTTTGGACACGGGCCTGGAGTTGGTGGGAAAAGGGCAAATGGCTTCCAGCTGGAAGAGGGGAGGGTCAGGTGGGATATGGGGAGGgaattcccagcccagcactcacTTCCCATTGTTGTTCCCAGTCTTTAGGAAACAGAAGGATACGAGTGGATGTGGCAGATCAAGCTCAGGATAAAGGTGAGTGTCCAGCTGAGGACATGGGTCAGGCAGGGTAGGGATTCAGGGAGAGTGGCCAAGGGCCCAGCCCTGACCCTGCcctgtttccttcctttccttttaatCTTCATTCCCTTTCCCACTCCTTTTGCCTCCCCttgtccctgtctgtgtccctggctgccagcagacCGGGATGATCGCTGCTTCGGCAGAGACCGAGATCGCTTCCGGGACTCAGAGCGGTTCGAGAGCGACTGGCGCGCGCGTCCGGCTGCTCCCGATGCCTTCGATGACTTCCCCCCACGCCGGAGCGACGATGGATTCGGGGACAGTGAGTGAAGAGAATGGGCCCAGCGTTCCAGGcactccctccttcccctgtgtcctggcagcTAGCATTGTCCCAAGATGTAGGGGCAGctgacactgctctgcctgAGATTAGGAACCACCTGAGCTCATTCCCACCCTGAGTTTGTTCATTTCCATTTGGAGCTCAGTCCCACCCTGAGCTTGTTCATTCCCCATTTGGAGCTCATTTGTTCTCAGCTCTCATTCCAACTCCAAGCTCATTCATTCCCAAAACTCTTCATTCCTACCTGAGCTCATTCCCAGTTTGTAAGGATGAATGGGgcctcctcctttcccacaTGGAGCACTGggattttcctccttcctcGTGGAATCTGTGCCTATCCCAGTAAAACCCCATCCTGCTTCCAGGATATCGTGATCGCTATGACGACCGGTATCGGGACGGGCCACGGCGGGACATGGATCGTGGTTTTGGGAGCCGGGATCGCTACGACGACCGCAGCAGGGATTACGACCGAGGTGGGAATTCCCAAGGGTTCTCACGGGCAGAGAGAGTGGGAGCGAGACCCCGCCATGGCCAGCGAGTAACTGggaatcccccaaattcccagacTGTTGTCACTGGGAATCTGGGCTGCATTATCCCTAGTGACTCTCAGATGATCCGTCTCCATCCCCAGGCTACGATTCCCGAATAGGCAGCGGCCGGAGAGCCTTTGGAAGCGGGTACCGCCGGGACGATGACTACCGTGGCTATGAGGATCGTTATGACCGGCGGGATGACCGGATGGATCGGTGGAATTCCCGGGATGATTACGGCCGGGATGACTTCCGCCGTGAGGACAGAGGTGGGGTGGGACTAGGGCCGTTCCTTTGGGAATGGTGGGATATGATGGGAATGATCCCGTGGAAAAGGTGGGAGCAATAGGGAGTGGTCCCTTGGGAATGGTGGGATATGATGGGAATGATCCCTTGGTAAAGAAGGGATGGGGGGAGAAGGGTTCCTTGACAAAGGCAGGATGGTACAGGAATGATCCCCATGGAAAGGTGGGAAGGACACGGGATGGTCCCTCAGGAAAGGTGAATTAGGATAGAAATGTTCCCATGAAAAAGTGAAAGAGAATGGGAATGATCCCTTGGGAAGggtgggctggggaaggggatgatTCCTTGGGAATGgcaggatgggacagggatTATGCTGTCAGTCTCAGCACTGTTGCAGGTGGGATCAATGCCCACCTGGATCTCCTGGCTCGTTCCCAGGTCCCACCCAGAGACCGAAGCTCAACCTGAAGCCCCGGAGTGCTCCCAAGGAAGAGGAAACTTCAGCAGCTCCCGCTGCCCAGTCCAGCCGGGCTGCTTCCATCTTCGGGGGGGCCAAGCCTGTGGATACAGCGGCTCGGGAGCGGGAGGTGGAGGAGCGGCTccagaaggagcaggaaaaaCTCCAGCGGCAGCTGGAGGACGACAAGAGGATCGACAGACGGCCCCGGGAAAGGTGGGAATGGTGCCTTGGGAAAgaaggaatgggatggggatggtcacttgggaaaggtgggaagggctgggagtggTCTTTTGGGAAACATGGGATGGGTAAGGAATGATCGCTTGGTAGTGATGGTAGTGATGGGATGGACAAAGAATGATTTGTCACCCAAAAGGTGAGGGGATATGGAATGGTCTCTTGGGAAAGGGGGTATTGGCTAGGAATGATCCAGTGGCAAAGCGAGGGATGGGCATGGAATGATCCCCATGGAGGGGTGGGATGGAATGGAAATGATCCCTCAGGAGATTGGGGCTGATCCCCACAGAGAGAtgggagggacagggaatggtcCCCATGGAAAAGTGGGATGGGTGGCAGTGATCCTTGGGAGTGGTTCGGGTGGGATGGCGTTCATCCTATGGTAaaggtgggatggggcagcccttTCCCAGTCCCCTGATCCTATTTCCACCCTATCCCAGGCATCCAAGCTGGCGAAGCGAGGAGAACCAGGAGCGATCCCGGACAGGCAGCGAATCCTCCCAGAGCGGCCCCGCGGGACCCCCGGGAACGTCCACGGGCTCTGGCCCCACCGGCCGGAGTGAGTCGGGGTCCGGGGCAGCCGCAGCGTCCCAGCCCGGGGcggccagcagctgccacacGGGTTTGTGTCCCCCCAGCCACACGGAGGAGGGAGAGCGAGAAATCCCTGGAAAATGAGCCCCTAGGAAAAGAGGAGGAGCCACCCTCACCgccccccaaatcccgggaGGAGAAGCCAAAGGTGATGCCGGCACCGCCTCCCAAGGAGAACGCCTGGATGAAGCGGAGCAGCCAGAACCCCCCCGgcaattcccagagctctgacTCGGAGCAAGCCTCCCCAACCAGGTGAGTGTCCCAGGAAGGAGTGGCCTGGGGGGTGCTTTTCCAGCCCTAATCATTCCATGGGTCCCTGCTTTTCCCTAGTGGAGGACCCCAAGGGCCAGGAGTAGGGGACCCTGACATTCCCAGGGATGATCCTGTAGTGCATCTCAACATTTCTGTTGCCTATCCCAACCTTTCTAAGGCCCATCCCAACACCCCTTTATTACAGAGAGGTTCCTGTGCACCATCCCAGTGTTCCTGTGGCCCACTCCATGGACTCACTGGCACATCCCAACATTCCTGTGGCCTGGGGATGCTTCTGCCACACATCCCAATATTACCGAGCCCCATCCCCGTGTTCTGTGGCACATCCCAAcattcctgcagcccctggagactCTTCTGCTCATCCCAACCTTCCTGGGTTCCATCCCAGCATTCTTGTGCCCAATCCCAACTTTCCTGTGGCTCAGATATGTTCCTGTGCCCCATCCCAACattcccaggaattccctgTGGACAGACCATTCTAATACTCGTCCTCCactccagcattcccaggccCTATCCCAACATTCCCATGCCCCATTCCCCCATGTCCCTTGATTGGGGCCATTCCAGGGACCCTCCCTGATGCCCCTCCCCCCTTTTCTGTCTCCCCAGTGGGGGCCCCTCTGGCCCCACCCCCCCTGGAGATGATGCGGGCCCCCCCAGGACCACCCAGAGGAGAGGTGAGAATGGGAGGAGGGGATTGGGAAGGCTTGGGATGGGTTTTGGGGAAGTCTTGGGAGCACTTGGGGGGCTCAGAAGGTGTTTaggggggctt of the Molothrus aeneus isolate 106 chromosome 30, BPBGC_Maene_1.0, whole genome shotgun sequence genome contains:
- the EIF4B gene encoding eukaryotic translation initiation factor 4B encodes the protein MAAPAAAKKKPKKGKTLTLTDFLAEDGGGGGGPTYIPKPVSWADETDDLEVSTTWHSNDDDVYRAPPIDRSILPTAPRAAREPNIDRSRLPKSPPYTAFLGNLPYDVTEESIKDFFRGLNISAVRLPREPTNPERLKGFGYAEFEDIDSLFQALSLNEESLGNRRIRVDVADQAQDKDRDDRCFGRDRDRFRDSERFESDWRARPAAPDAFDDFPPRRSDDGFGDRYRDRYDDRYRDGPRRDMDRGFGSRDRYDDRSRDYDRGYDSRIGSGRRAFGSGYRRDDDYRGYEDRYDRRDDRMDRWNSRDDYGRDDFRREDRGPTQRPKLNLKPRSAPKEEETSAAPAAQSSRAASIFGGAKPVDTAAREREVEERLQKEQEKLQRQLEDDKRIDRRPRERHPSWRSEENQERSRTGSESSQSGPAGPPGTSTGSGPTGRTTRRRESEKSLENEPLGKEEEPPSPPPKSREEKPKVMPAPPPKENAWMKRSSQNPPGNSQSSDSEQASPTSGGPSGPTPPGDDAGPPRTTQRREELKPEGGRESSSKGRSCSRGPAGMGDPERRDPRKEHEPKKLEENPPSFSHASKYAALSMDGEDEGDDEEGAE